The following proteins are co-located in the Miscanthus floridulus cultivar M001 unplaced genomic scaffold, ASM1932011v1 os_1094_2_3, whole genome shotgun sequence genome:
- the LOC136533676 gene encoding uncharacterized protein, with protein MDNNDEESQNSSENNFSEMVNAAMPAGLAVAHMLHIPPQGNHVIQVPELTGRQWVDKLLSDVGRCFENCRMWPESLVRLHSILTDSYGLTGSRELESIEALAMFLWACGTNQCQRQMHERFGRGLGTCSKIFSHVLAAVARFVDDVIRPKDTSYSGVPPTLVEYTPFFDGYIGAMDGTHIEVIVDKGVRDNHINRKGKTTQNVVAVCDFDMRFTYVGAGTEGSAHDMRVKRKAEADASFPHPPSGRYYLVDSGYALRPGYLMPYPNKRYWVKEFETRGPADA; from the exons ATGGACAACAACGACGAGGAAAGTCAGAATTCAAGTGAAAACAACTTCAGTGAGATGGTGAATGCAGCTATGCCTGCTGGTCTAGCAGTTGCGCACATGCTGCATATACCACCACAAGGTAACCATGTTATCCAAGTGCCTGAGCTTACTGGAAGACAGTGGGTAGACAAGCTGTTGTCAGATGTTGGTCGTTGCTTTGAGAACTGTCGAATGTGGCCTGAGAGTTTGGTTAGGTTGCATAGCATACTAACTGATAGCTATGGCCTAACAGGGAGTAGGGAGCTTGAATCAATAGAAGCTTTAGCCATGTTCTTATGGGCATGCGGTACAAATCAATGCCAGAGACAAATGCATGAGAGATTTGGGAGGGGGTTGGGGACATGTAGCAAGATATTTTCCCATGTTCTGGCAGCCGTGGCTAGGTTTGTAGATGACGTGATTAGGCCTAAGGACACTAGTTATTCAGGAGTGCCGCCTACTTTGGTGGAGTACACACCGTTTTTTGATGGCTACATAGGCGCCATGGATGGCACGCACATAGAAGTCATAGTTGATAAAGGAGTCCGTGATAACCACATTAATAGGAAAGGAAAGACAACCCAAAATGTGGTTGCGGTCTGTGACTTCGACATGAGGTTCACGTATGTCGGGGCGGGGACAGAGGGTTCCGCTCATGATATGCGGGTGAAAAGAAAGGCAGAAGCCGATGCGTCTTTCCCACATCCTCCGTCAG GCCGGTATTACCTGGTTGACTCCGGTTACGCACTTCGACCCGGGTATCTGATGCCGTACCCAAATAAGAGGTATTGGGTGAAGGAGTTCGAGACCAGGGGGCCTGCAGATGCATAG